A stretch of the Uranotaenia lowii strain MFRU-FL chromosome 3, ASM2978415v1, whole genome shotgun sequence genome encodes the following:
- the LOC129757889 gene encoding uncharacterized protein LOC129757889: MQLLKRKAFYFTLLIVLLSVCLEETEARRKILRGRRTVTRTYKRGTLIPAWAIIALVGVVYMIIGGLSYLVFRKVVLQTPLENVNSYTPAMMQDHE; this comes from the exons ATGCAGCTACTGAAAAGGAAAGCCTTCTACTTCACCCTCCTGATTG TTCTCCTCAGCGTCTGCTTGGAGGAAACGGAAGCCCGACGAAAGATTCTCCGCGGCCGACGAACGGTAACCCGAACTTATAAAC gaggAACTCTCATTCCAGCATGGGCCATCATCGCACTGGTAGGAGTTGTATACATGATTATTGGAGGGCTTTCGTATCTAGTGTTCCGAAAAGTGGTTCTTCAAACGCCTTTAGAGAATGTTAACTCCTACACACCAGCCATGATGCAAGATCACGAGTGA